Sequence from the Amblyraja radiata isolate CabotCenter1 chromosome 24, sAmbRad1.1.pri, whole genome shotgun sequence genome:
gtgaccaaattttactcgcggaaaatctttcaatatgctgaaaaatTAGAGAGAGGGAGTCGGGACTGGTCGGGGTGGAGGGAGTTACAGCAATAGGGAGGAGTATAGGTGTCGGGGGGAGCTACAGCAAAAGGTGGGGTGTACTGGCTGAAAAGGGTACATAAATAGAAAGGGAGGTAGGGCCAGAGATATTCTGAGGGACAGATTGGAGAGCACCAGTGCATGGTGCAGTTGTGTTTTGGAATATATGGCCACTACATTGGGTGGCTTCAGGATTCCACGCTTCTTCATCCCAACCACCCAGAGCCGTGGAACCACCCAGTGGAAAGGATGCTTAGTTCAGGCCAGAGCTGGAGGACCGGACTCAGGTCAGGACAGAGCCGGACGACTAGGCCCAGTTTGTGTTACCCCCCTTGGGGAAGGTGTGAAGCCCCCTAACAAGGCACAAGGCAGCCTCTCCAGAGTGACTCCTGGGGCAAGGGATTTTAGCTCCAGAGATAGACTGAAGAAGCTGAAGCTGCCCTCCTTGTCATGAGAAGGGCTGAGGAGATATCTGTAAGTGACGAACATGTTGCCGATGATTTAGGAGTAGAGGTAATGGGAATCCATCCCCATATTCGGATAGTTCAAGGAAGGAGGCTGCAGTGATTTTAGATTTTGATGAAGCTAGaattgggggagtgggggaagcgAGGTGCATGGGAAAGTGTATCCACAGAGACGGTATATACCACTGCCCTGGTGGTTATGGATCAAATCAGAGCTCTGTATGAAGGATGTCGGCTCTGAAGAGAAAGAGCAGAACTGCAAGGCGAGGTGAGCATGTCAGAAGGCTCCCCAGTATATTGGTCCTAGCTACTGTGCCGGCAAATCACGGCATTTGCCAGTATTGCCTGCAGAGAGGGCAAGACTGACCAACCTACTTGAGCACTCTCTCAAACTCCTGCCGCTCCTTGTTGGCCTGCACGGCtaggaaatgttgtttctgctggATTTGGGTCGACCGGGATTCCTTCAGCACCGCGTTCAACTTGGCCTTCTTCTTCTCGTCGTCCAGCTCCTTCCGCCGCCAATCCCGCTCAGCAGCCTCCTGGCTCCGCTTGGCCCGTAATTCATCCTGCAGAACATGAGCATGGCAGCATCTCAGAGGCACTTCATAGACCGAGGAAATAGGAAaggacgaaggtagacaaaaatgctagagaaactcagtgggtgaggcagcatctatggagcgaaggaaataggaaaggaCCCTCAGTTACTCTCCTTCGAGGGCTAATTGTTCACTGACTAGTGTTCCTCAGTCCCTGTCGCTCAGGAAAATATCTGAACACGTCTATCTCAATCCCTCTCGCTCTCAGAGCGTGTCTGTACACTGACATCAGTGTATAGTGTATCACtcagtctctctctatctctctctctctcgggggtTAAATGTCTGCTGACTGGTGTCCCTATCCCTTAAGGAGATTTACTTTACACTTACTGGTGTTTCCCAATCCCTCGCCCTCTCAGGGGGATATATGTACACTGACTAGTGTCTCTCAGTTCATCTAGTTAGCATGTTGCGTCACTCTGGAATTGGAGGAGGCTGaagacagagaggttggtgtgggaatgggaaggcgaATTGAAATGGTGAGCAACTGGCAGGACCAGATGAATGCAGATCCATGGCAGTGGTTGCCTAATCTGTATCAGATTAGAAGAGGCCACATGAAGTACAATAgtcaaggttggaggaggtgcatgtgaatctctgtctcacaTGAAGGGCTGATATGTCCttcggaggtgagggaggaggtgctgCACCTCCGACATCACAGGGCAAAGGAAGGGGAGGGATAGGTAGGGAGGAGTGTGTGAGCCAGGCGTCATGGAGAGAGTGGTTCCTGTAGAAGGCAGTGAGGGGTGGGAAGATGTGATGGGTGATGGTATCATGCTACAGCTggcagaaaagtaaaataaaagatGTGCTGGTTGTGGTGGCTGATGAGGTGAAAGGTAAGAACTAAGGGAACTTTGTTAATTCTGAGGGGAGATGGGGTGAGAGCAGGTGTAGGATATAGTGGAGATACTGGCGAAGGCTTCAATGATAGTGGCATGACAGCTATGTTTCCTGAAGAAACTACATTTCCGAAGTCAAGTGGTTGAAAGTTACATCTGGAGACCAGATGCAGCAGAGATAAAGAGACAGAGAAAGGGATGTAGTTCTTACAAGAGACAGgatgggaggaggtgtagtcaagATGACTGTGAGTCAGTAGATTTGTAGTAGATATCAGTAGATTGTTTCCCAAGATAAAGACGaatagatcaagaaaggggagggaggaagcAGAAATGGTCCTAGTTAATTTAAGGTGAagttggtgaagttgatgaaattCATGAGTTCCACAGGAGGCAGCATGAATGCCATCATCGATGTAGTAGAGAAAGAGTTGGAAAACGGTGCTACATCAAGCTTGGTCATCAGCaagctacatcagtctgaagaagggtttcagcccgaaatgttgcctatttccttcgctccatagatgctgctgcacccgctaagtttctccagcacttttgtcaagctTGGAACAAAGACCGCTCCACATACCACCAACAAGAAGACGGCCATAGCAAGGGCCAATGCAAATGCCTTTGACAAAACCATTCTTGGGAAGACTGATGTGGTAACTGGGTGATGGGTGATTTTTGTGCTGACGTTGCACCAACCTGCTCGGCCTTGATGTCTTGTGCACGTTCCTGTAGGGCCTGCAGGCGAGCAACCTCTACCGCCTTCTCTCGTCTCAAACGCTTCTGCAACTCCTCAAATTCAGTCTCTCGTTTCTAACAAGGAACACATGAGGGAGAGTAGTGGGCACTGAGTGAACCTCCCCTCCATATACTGCCATATCACATACTCCCAGGGAACAGGTTAGACACAGAGTGAAGGTCCCTCTTCACTGTCACATCACACATTCCCTCTATCATGTCATGAACAATATCCCCCGCACAAGGCCTGCACTGTCTGGTTCAGTGGATAGAATGCACATGTGTTCACTCAGCAAGCCACTGAAACTCAGTGAATTGGGGCTGTCCCCCTCTCCACATGCTGTCCCCCTCTCCACACGCTGCCCTCTCCTGGTTCCACACACCAAGTCCCACTACAAACACAGACCTCCACCCAGTCTCCAAACActgccccccactctctctccacacaCTGTCTCTCATTTTCACTGTGCACTGAGTCTCCTTGCCCCATTCCCTGATCGTCTCCTCACCCATCTCCTGATCTCCCACCCAAATCGCTTCTGCACATTCCtttccatccccatcccccccttctcttcctcagcacctaCTGCTCAGTGACCTTCCTGGGCTACTCACCAGCTTGAGGTCCTGGAATTCACGGACCTTCTGGTCGGCCATGCGGTCCTGTTCGTGCAGCTCTTCCTTCCTGCGCTGCACGGCATCATTCGCCTCCTTGATCTCGTGGTGAGTCTGCATCTGCTTCCGGTGTTTTGCCTGCAGATTCTAGGTGGGAAGAGAGTTGACTGATGGTCACTGGATCAGGGCAGAGCGGGTGCAGCTGACATGTGACATTGCAAAGTGGCAGAGAAATGGATAGTGGATGTGAGGAGCAGGGTGCtcggaggaggatgaggagcccAAAAAgtaagagagggacagagagagcgtTAGAGAGAGACGTAGAaagggagaggaaaggggtgaaggaaaggcagagagggggagagagagtggaggggaggaaaggggagggagaagatGGGGAATGTAGGGGAAAGAGATAATGGGGTAGGAGAAGGTGCAtaaagagagggggatagagagggggaatggagatggggaggagagtgaGAATAAGAGAGGCAAGGAGAGGGGTGAgagcagaggggggaaggggaagggatgggggaggagagggggaggaggagaccagggaaggagagtgggggaagaagaggggggtggtgaaggaaggagggagagggaggggggttgagagggggacggagaggggagatatggaacaaagaaaggggagagaaaggatgggggaggggagagtggggNNNNNNNNNNNNNNNNNNNNNNNNNNNNNNNNNNNNNNNNNNNNNNNNNNNNNNNNNNNNNNNNNNNNNNNNNNNNNNNNNNNNNNNNNNNNNNNNNNNNNNNNNNNNNNNNNNNNNNNNNNNNNNNNNNNNNNNNNNNNNNNNNNNNNNNNNNNNNNNNNNNNNNNNNNNNNNNNNNNNNNNNNNNNNNNNNNNNNNNNNNNNNNNNNNNNNNNNNNNNNNNNNNNNNNNNNNNNNNNNNNNNNNNNNNNNNNNNNNNNNNNNNNNNNNNNNNNNNNNNNNNNNNNNNNNNNNNNNNNNNNNNNNNNNNNNNNNNNNNNNNNNNNNNNNNNNNNNNNNNNNNNNNNNNNNNNNNNNNNNNNNNNNNNNNNNNNNNNNNNNNNNNNNNNNNNNNNNNNNNNNNNNNNNNNNNNNNNNNNNNNNNNNNNNNNNNNNNNNNNNNNNNNNNNNNNNNNNNNNNNNNNNNNNNNNNNNNNNNNNNNNNNNNNNNNNNNNNNNNNNNNNNNNNNNNNNNNNNNNNNNNNNNNNNNNNNNNNNNNNNNNNNNNNNNNNNNNNNNNNNNNNNNNNNNNNNNNNNNNNNNNNNNNNNNNNNNNNNNNNNNNNNNNNNNNNNNNNNNNNNNNNNNNNNNNNNNNNNNNNNNNNNNNNNNNNNNNNNNNNNNNNNNNNNNNNNNNNNNNNNNNNNNNNNNNNNNNNNNNNNNNNNNNNNNNNNNNNNNNNNNNNNNNNNNNNNNNNNNNNNNNNNNNNNNNNNNNNNNNNNNNNNNNNNNNNNNNNNNNNNNNNNNNNNNNNNNNNNNNNNNNNNNNNNNNNNNNNNNNNNNNNNNNNNNNNNNNNNNNNNNNNNNNNNNNNNNNNNNNNNNNNNNNNNNNNNNNNNNNNNNNNNNNNNNNNNNNNNNNNNNNNNNNNNNNNNNNNNNNNNNNNNNNNNNNNNNNNNNNNNNNNNNNNNNNNNNNNNNNNNNNNNNNNNNNNNNNNNNNNNNNNNNNNNNNNNNNNNNNNNNNNNNNNNNNNNNNNNNNNNNNNNNNNNNNNNNNNNNNNNNNNNNNNNNNNNNNNNNNNNNNNNNNNNNNNNNNNNNNNNNNNNNNNNNNNNNNNNNNNNNNNNNNNNNNNNNNNNNNNNNNNNNNNNNNNNNNNNNNNNNNNNNNNNNNNNNNNNNNNNNNNNNNNNNNNNNNNNNNNNNNNNNNNNNNNNNNNNNNNNNNNNNNNNNNNNNNNNNNNNNNNNNNNNNNNNNNNNNNNNNNNNNNNNNNNNNNNNNNNNNNNNNNNNNNNNNNNNNNNNNNNNNNNNNNNNNNNNNNNNNNNNNNNNNNNNNNNNNNNNNNNNNNNNNNNNNNNNNNNNNNNNNNNNNNNNNNNNNNNNNNNNNNNNNNNNNNNNNNNNNNNNNNNNNNNNNNNNNNNNNNNNNNNNNNNNNNNNNNNNNNNNNNNNNNNNNNNNNNNNNNNNNNNNNNNNNNNNNNNNNNNNNNNNNNNNNNNNNNNNNNNNNNNNNNNNNNNNNNNNNNNNNNNNNNNNNNNNNNNNNNNNNNNNNNNNNNNNNNNNNNNNNNNNNNNNNNNNNNNNNNNNNNNNNNNNNNNNNNNNNNNNNNNNNNNNNNNNNNNNNNNNNNNNNNNNNNNNNNNNNNNNNNNNNNNNNNNNNNNNNNNNNNNNNNNNNNNNNNNNNNNNNNNNNNNNNNNNNNNNNNNNNNNNNNNNNNNNNNNNNNNNNNNNNNNNNNNNNNNNNNNNNNNNNNNNNNNNNNNNNNNNNNNNNNNNNNNNNNNNNNNNNNNNNNNNNNNNNNNNNNNNNNNNNNNNNNNNNNNNNNNNNNNNNNNNNNNNNNNNNNNNNNNNNNNNNNNNNNNNNNNNNNNNNNNNNNNNNNNNNNNNNNNNNNNNNNNNNNNNNNNNNNNNNNNNNNNNNNNNNNNNNNNNNNNNNNNNNNNNNNNNNNNNNNNNNNNNNNNNNNNNNNNNNNNNNNNNNNNNNNNNNNNNNNNNNNNNNNNNNNNNNNNNNNNNNNNNNNNNNNNNNNNNNNNNNNNNNNNNNNNNNNNNNNNNNNNNNNNNNNNNNNNNNNNNNNNNNNNNNNNNNNNNNNNNNNNNNNNNNNNNNNNNNNNNNNNNNNNNNNNNNNNNNNNNNNNNNNNNNNNNNNNNNNNNNNNNNNNNNNNNNNNNNNNNNNNNNNNNNNNNNNNNNNNNNNNNNNNNNNNNNNNNNNNNNNNNNNNNNNNNNNNNNNNNNNNNNNNNNNNNNNNNNNNNNNNNNNNNNNNNNNNNNNNNNNNNNNNNNNNNNNNNNNNNNNNNNNNNNNNNNNNNNNNNNNNNNNNNNNNNNNNNNNNNNNNNNNNNNNNNNNNNNNNNNNNNNNNNNNNNNNNNNNNNNNNNNNNNNNNNNNNNNNNNNNNNNNNNNNNNNNNNNNNNNNNNNNNNNNNNNNNNNNNNNNNNNNNNNNNNNNNNNNNNNNNNNNNNNNNNNNNNNNNNNNNNNNNNNNNNNNNNNNNNNNNNNNNNNNNNNNNNNNNNNNNNNNNNNNNNNNNNNNNNNNNNNNNNNNNNNNNNNNNNNNNNNNNNNNNNNNNNNNNNNNNNNNNNNNNNNNNNNNNNNNNNNNNNNNNNNNNNNNNNNNNNNNNNNNNNNNNNNNNNNNNNNNNNNNNNNNNNNNNNNNNNNNNNNNNNNNNNNNNNNNNNNNNNNNNNNNNNNNNNNNNNNNNNNNNNNNNNNNNNNNNNNNNNNNNNNNNNNNNNNNNNNNNNNNNNNNNNNNNNNNNNNNNNNNNNNNNNNNNNNNNNNNNNNNNNNNNNNNNNNNNNNNNNNNNNNNNNNNNNNNNNNNNNNNNNNNNNNNNNNNNNNNNNNNNNNNNNNNNNNNNNNNNNNNNNNNNNNNNNNNNNNNNNNNNNNNNNNNNNNNNNNNNNNNNNNNNNNNNNNNNNNNNNNNNNNNNNNNNNNNNNNNNNNNNNNNNNNNNNNNNNNNNNNNNNNNNNNNNNNNNNNNNNNNNNNNNNNNNNNNNNNNNNNNNNNNNNNNNNNNNNNNNNNNNNNNNNNNNNNNNNNNNNNNNNNNNNNNNNNNNNNNNNNNNNNNNNNNNNNNNNNNNNNNNNNNNNNNNNNNNNNNNNNNNNNNNNNNNNNNNNNNNNNNNNNNNNNNNNNNNNNNNNNNNNNNNNNNNNNNNNNNNNNNNNNNNNNNNNNNNNNNNNNNNNNNNNNNNNNNNNNNNNNNNNNNNNNNNNNNNNNNNNNNNNNNNNNNNNNNNNNNNNNNNNNNNNNNNNNNNNNNNNNNNNNNNNNNNNNNNNNNNNNNNNNNNNNNNNNNNNNNNNNNNNNNNNNNNNNNNNNNNNNNNNNNNNNNNNNNNNNNNNNNNNNNNNNNNNNNNNNNNNNNNNNNNNNNNNNNNNNNNNNNNNNNNNNNNNNNNNNNNNNNNNNNNNNNNNNNNNNNNNNNNNNNNNNNNNNNNNNNNNNNNNNNNNNNNNNNNNNNNNNNNNNNNNNNNNNNNNNNNNNNNNNNNNNNNNNNNNNNNNNNNNNNNNNNNNNNNNNNNNNNNNNNNNNNNNNNNNNNNNNNNNNNNNNNNNNNNNNNNNNNNNNNNNNNNNNNNNNNNNNNNNNNNNNNNNNNNNNNNNNNNNNNNNNNNNNNNNNNNNNNNNNNNNNNNNNNNNNNNNNNNNNNNNNNNNNNNNNNNNNNNNNNNNNNNNNNNNNNNNNNNNNNNNNNNNNNNNNNNNNNNNNNNNNNNNNNNNNNNNNNNNNNNNNNNNNNNNNNNNNNNNNNNNNNNNNNNNNNNNNNNNNNNNNNNNNNNNNNNNNNNNNNNNNNNNNNNNNNNNNNNNNNNNNNNNNNNNNNNNNNNNNNNNNNNNNNNNNNNNNNNNNNNNNNNNNNNNNNNNNNNNNNNNNNNNNNNNNNNNNNNNNNNNNNNNNNNNNNNNNNNNNNNNNNNNNNNNNNNNNNNNNNNNNNNNNNNNNNNNNNNNNNNNNNNNNNNNNNNNNNNNNNNNNNNNNNNNNNNNNNNNNNNNNNNNNNNNNNNNNNNNNNNNNNNNNNNNNNNNNNNNNNNNNNNNNNNNNNNNNNNNNNNNNNNNNNNNNNNNNNNNNNNNNNNNNNNNNNNNNNNNNNNNNNNNNNNNNNNNNNNNNNNNNNNNNNNNNNNNNNNNNNNNNNNNNNNNNNNNNNNNNNNNNNNNNNNNNNNNNNNNNNNNNNNNNNNNNNNNNNNNNNNNNNNNNNNNNNNNNNNNNNNNNNNNNNNNNNNNNNNNNNNNNNNNNNNNNNNNNNNNNNNNNNNNNNNNNNNNNNNNNNNNNNNNNNNNNNNNNNNNNNNNNNNNNNNNNNNNNNNNNNNNNNNNNNNNNNNNNNNNNNNNNNNNNNNNNNNNNNNNNNNNNNNNNNNNNNNNNNNNNNNNNNNNNNNNNNNNNNNNNNNNNNNNNNNNNNNNNNNNNNNNNNNNNNNNNNNNNNNNNNNNNNNNNNNNNNNNNNNNNNNNNNNNNNNNNNNNNNNNNNNNNNNNNNNNNNNNNNNNNNNNNNNNNNNNNNNNNNNNNNNNNNNNNNNNNNNNNNNNNNNNNNNNNNNNNNNNNNNNNNNNNNNNNNNNNNNNNNNNNNNNNNNNNNNNNNNNNNNNNNNNNNNNNNNNNNNNNNNNNNNNNNNNNNNNNNNNNNNNNNNNNNNNNNNNNNNNNNNNNNNNNNNNNNNNNNNNNNNNNNNNNNNNNNNNNNNNNNNNNNNNNNNNNNNNNNNNNNNNNNNNNNNNNNNNNNNNNNNNNNNNNNNNNNNNNNNNNNNNNNNNNNNNNNNNNNNNNNNNNNNNNNNNNNNNNNNNNNNNNNNNNNNNNNNNNNNNNNNNNNNNNNNNNNNNNNNNNNNNNNNNNNNNNNNNNNNNNNNNNNNNNNNNNNNNNNNNNNNNNNNNNNNNNNNNNNNNNNNNNNNNNNNNNNNNNNNNNNNNNNNNNNNNNNNNNNNNNNNNNNNNNNNNNNNNNNNNNNNNNNNNNNNNNNNNNNNNNNNNNNNNNNNNNNNNNNNNNNNNNNNNNNNNNNNNNNNNNNNNNNNNNNNNNNNNNNNNNNNNNNNNNNNNNNNNNNNNNNNNNNNNNNNNNNNNNNNNNNNNNNNNNNNNNNNNNNNNNNNNNNNNNNNNNNNNNNNNNNNNNNNNNNNNNNNNNNNNNNNNNNNNNNNNNNNNNNNNNNNNNNNNNNNNNNNNNNNNNNNNNNNNNNNNNNNNNNNNNNNNNNNNNNNNNNNNNNNNNNNNNNNNNNNNNNNNNNNNNNNNNNNNNNNNNNNNNNNNNNNNNNNNNNNNNNNNNNNNNNNNNNNNNNNNNNNNNNNNNNNNNNNNNNNNNNNNNNNNNNNNNNNNNNNNNNNNNNNNNNNNNNNNNNNNNNNNNNNNNNNNNNNNNNNNNNNNNNNNNNNNNNNNNNNNNNNNNNNNNNNNNNNNNNNNNNNNNNNNNNNNNNNNNNNNNNNNNNNNNNNNNNNNNNNNNNNNNNNNNNNNNNNNNNNNNNNNNNNNNNNNNNNNNNNNNNNNNNNNNNNNNNNNNNNNNNNNNNNNNNNNNNNNNNNNNNNNNNNNNNNNNNNNNNNNNNNNNNNNNNNNNNNNNNNNNNNNNNNNNNNNNNNNNNNNNNNNNNNNNNNNNNNNNNNNNNNNNNNNNNNNNNNNNNNNNNNNNNNNNNNNNNNNNNNNNNNNNNNNNNNNNNNNNNNNNNNNNNNNNNNNNNNNNNNNNNNNNNNNNNNNNNNNNNNNNNNNNNNNNNNNNNNNNNNNNNNNNNNNNNNNNNNNNNNNNNNNNNNNNNNNNNNNNNNNNNNNNNNNNNNNNNNNNNNNNNNNNNNNNNNNNNNNNNNNNNNNNNNNNNNNNNNNNNNNNNNNNNNNNNNNNNNNNNNNNNNNNNNNNNNNNNNNNNNNNNNNNNNNNNNNNNNNNNNNNNNNNNNNNNNNNNNNNNNNNNNNNNNNNNNNNNNNNNNNNNNNNNNNNNNNNNNNNNNNNNNNNNNNNNNNNNNNNNNNNNNNNNNNNNNNNNNNNNNNNNNNNNNNNNNNNNNNNNNNNNNNNNNNNNNNNNNNNNNNNNNNNNNNNNNNNNNNNNNNNNNNNNNNNNNNNNNNNNNNNNNNNNNNNNNNNNNNNNNNNNNNNNNNNNNNNNNNNNNNNNNNNNNNNNNNNNNNNNNNNNNNNNNNNNNNNNNNNNNNNNNNNNNNNNNNNNNNNNNNNNNNNNNNNNNNNNNNNNNNNNNNNNNNNNNNNNNNNNNNNNNNNNNNNNNNNNNNNNNNNNNNNNNNNNNNNNNNNNNNNNNNNNNNNNNNNNNNNNNNNNNNNNNNNNNNNNNNNNNNNNNNNNNNNNNNNNNNNNNNNNNNNNNNNNNNNNNNNNNNNNNNNNNNNNNNNNNNNNNNNNNNNNNNNNNNNNNNNNNNNNNNNNNNNNNNNNNNNNNNNNNNNNNNNNNNNNNNNNNNNNNNNNNNNNNNNNNNNNNNNNNNNNNNNNNNNNNNNNNNNNNNNNNNNNNNNNNNNNNNNNNNNNNNNNNNNNNNNNNNNNNNNNNNNNNNNNNNNNNNNNNNNNNNNNNNNNNNNNNNNNNNNNNNNNNNNNNNNNNNNNNNNNNNNNNNNNNNNNNNNNNNNNNNNNNNNNNNNNNNNNNNNNNNNNNNNNNNNNNNNNNNNNNNNNNNNNNNNNNNNNNNNNNNNNNNNNNNNNNNNNNNNNNNNNNNNNNNNNNNNNNNNNNNNNNNNNNNNNNNNNNNNNNNNNNNNNNNNNNNNNNNNNNNNNNNNNNNNNNNNNNNNNNNNNNNNNNNNNNNNNNNNNNNNNNNNNNNNNNNNNNNNNNNNNNNNNNNNNNNNNNNNNNNNNNNNNNNNNNNNNNNNNNNNNNNNNNNNNNNNNNNNNNNNNNNNNNNNNNNNNNNNNNNNNNNNNNNNNNNNNNNNNNNNNNNNNNNNNNNNNNNNNNNNNNNNNNNNNNNNNNNNNNNNNNNNNNNNNNNNNNNNNNNNNNNNNNNNNNNNNNNNNNNNNNNNNNNNNNNNNNNNNNNNNNNNNNNNNNNNgagagagagagagaggtagagagaggtcACCATTTTGTGAATGAGTAATGAAGGGGaatggaaatgggattaggaaagGGCACAGATTAGACAGATGAGGGATGCAGGGTGAAGTGAAGGATGGGGAACAGAAAAGCAACGATGGGAAGTACAGTAGAGAGggatgggaaggggtggggggtgagcaATAATGGGAAAATTGAAGGAAagtctgggggatgggaggaaaaGGGTGGGAAGGAGGGATGGTGTGGcagagaggtggaggaggggcTGGGGAGGATGGGGTTGGGGAAGAGGAGAGCAATAGCAAAAATAAGTTGTGATGGTGCAgggacaggaggatgagaggcagCGACAATGGTGAAAGTGTAGGGTGAGTGGTGGGACAAGGAGAGAGACCTGGTGATGGGCAGGAGCCTCTCAATTAGATTTCCCTCTCCCCAGCTTGTCCGTCTTACATGAGGTCCCGAATGTGGTCCTTGGTGATGATACGCATGCTCTCATGGACCTTGATGGAGGTGGGAACCGTCTGCAATGCCTTGGCGAGGGCTTCATCGGAGCAGGGATCGAAGCCTGCAGCTGCTTGTTCAGTGGGAGCCGATCTCTGAAATACCATGTGTGCAGACAATGAAACCTCACGCATCTACTCACACAAAAGCCACACCAACCATCATCCCCCAAACTCCCCTTGCTCTACCAACGACCCTGACCAGGCTTGTCTTCCTTGGGTCAGGTCAGGAACGCTTCATAGCTAGTTTATGGACCAGAATGCCCAGCCAGCTCCTTCaacctacttttttttttttttttttaatattttattttattttattagaagtaagtacagtcatatggcaccaaagtgcctaatatatattttcataatacattttatgtacaactttttttttttgttacattgaaaaaagattagaataagaaaaagaagttagatagtaaaggatagaaagatgtgaaatatatagtgtgtgaaaaaagaaaacgagtaaatgaagaaagttgagagagaaaatagagaaaagaaaataaaataaaaaagaaaaggagatcattatt
This genomic interval carries:
- the LOC116986875 gene encoding cilia- and flagella-associated protein 45-like, giving the protein MQTHHEIKEANDAVQRRKEELHEQDRMADQKVREFQDLKLKRETEFEELQKRLRREKAVEVARLQALQERAQDIKAEQDELRAKRSQEAAERDWRRKELDDEKKKAKLNAVLKESRSTQIQQKQHFLAVQANKERQEFERVLKVQKEQMEKEQMEEDDKRHGRTRFATDLREQIREKEQKHIAERAAFFEEGKRLKEEAHQRRVRLDQVKQKKLDELRSVGLPEKYCHQIERRLKSIST